TAACACCTTTACACGGTCAATGGACCTCCTCCTCCCCATATCCATGTGCTTGTTTCTTAAATTCTAAACATATTGAAAATAGATCCcctatttatatgttttttaatGGATATATGATCAATTTGTCACATGTTAAACATCTAAATATAGGTAAACGGGCATGAGGAGGGGAAGAATCCTTGTATAATATCTCCCCATATTGGATCTAAAAGGCTTGGTTCAGGTTGAAGTTCTAAatcattaaaaaacaaaaacagcCTTACCcatttattatttttacctttctCATACCAGCACAAGCATTAGGTTAAGACTTGCCAAGAAACACTTCTCTTAATGTTGTacctatttaaaataaatatatttatataaaagaaaaatgcaagaaaaaaggCTATGGAAGAAGAACAATAAAAACTCACTTTTCTATTTCATTTTTTGAGTTGAAGAACATGAAAGGAAAGAGAAATGATtataaacaaacaaatatatatatatatatatatatatatatatatatatgaaatgttactTCTCAACTTTTTATCAATTGTTCTCCTACTAGTTaccttttgtaaaaataaaacaaatttatttttatttattatttatatatttggagagagattgaatttgaataaaatgtcataaaaaattatatttaaatttatttaaatccactcaaattcaaattcaaattctacaaaataaaaaattagataaAACCTTTTACCTAACTTAATTTTCCTCCTTTTTCTATCGTATCCAATGCACTACCTTATCCCCATCACAAATAGTCGATCAATTTACGATTGAACCCCTCTACTACCtatacttgaaaaataaaaaataaaagacatGGAATCTAGGCGCATTGGAAATCTACTGGTGCATTCCTCCCACAGTAATTCATGAGCAAGTTCAAGGAAATGGGAATGTCTAAGTTGACACCAAGGACATTGGCTTGAAAGGCAGTGCAAAGGCAAATGGCAGCTTCGAAATCGGCGAGTCCCTCGAGGACGGAGCAGCAAGGGCCGGACGGCGGGTTTCCCACTGCAAAGTGCAACAAGTCATCCAACAGTCCGCCGCATACCCCAAACTTGATGCTGTCCTGAGGGCACGATGCCTCCGCCGCGGGGTCTTGAGTATTGTAGGCGTGAGCAATATCTCTCGAACCGCTTGCCGTCGCGAACAAGAGGATGAAAATGAGGGCAGCAGTGGTTGTATCAACAGCCGCAGCCTTTGGAGAAGCCATGTTTAGGGATGTGTATGCACCGGCCGGCCACCGCCGAACGCTCAAGGCCCAAGGCTAGGTTGGGATTGGTAGCTAGCTGGCTAAGCTGGGATGATCAAGTTAAGTAGTAGAGATTATCAGTCTCCAACTGGGGAAGGGGTGGTGGTGGGGAAATGGAGGGGATGGGCTTGGGCTTTTATAGATGGAGAGAAGAGAATTAAGCGATATGAAGAGTACTGATGATCAGGCAGCCATGCGATTCGCTTGGCGCGTAGGCTGAAATTGGACAGATTCAGACTGACCCAATGGCTTAAATATAGCTGTAATGAATTAATAGTACCAATTGACCAAAGACATGTATGATAAAGTTCTGTATGGTTAATTGTTTGAGAAAAACATGGTGAGGTGTTCTTTCAAGGACATTCCGACTGTTAGATTTGCAAATTTTTCGTCTGAGGTTTCGGGCTCTTACCTGCCTAAGAGGGCGTGAGAAGGGGTATGAGATAGTTGGGGACACTTATTTAACTactttcaaataataataattaaggtTATTGTTTGAAGAATAAATATAGTTAACATATTCATAGTCATTTAAAATCCATGCTCCATTATGTCATTGTCATTGAAAATTCTATATATCCCAATAATAACTAGAAAGAACATTAGAAGTgcattaattcttgtaaaaaaaaTTCAGTTGGGGTTCAAAAAATTGTACAATGGAGTATTTTCACGTGAACCATATTTAAAAGCGTTCCCTAAAAATCCTTGTCTCATAAAAAATCTTTAAACAATTTTCCGCACTTCATTAactatagtaaaaaaaaaagaaaaaataaaaattcacaaCCAATCTCCCTAATTACAAGTAGCACCACTGGCCACACATACACTTTATTGGCAAAAATATGCAAAATTTCTTTTTGAGTTATTGACAATGTATGTGTGGCATTTTTTCAAAGAGAAGAAAAACATCTTTGGTATCACAAGATGTCAATAATTCtatcaatccaaaaaaaaattcgtAATTTTTCCTCTAAGTATGCATCCTTGAAAGCCACCAAACAATCAATTAAATGCAATGTTAGATGTTTTCCTATGATTGTAACTGCAATATATATGTAAGCCACCATGAATAATTGCAATAGATCTTCTTTTTACAAAAGGATGTCAATGACCATGCCACAATCTTCTCTTACTCCTGTAAGAAATGGTATTTGATATAAATTCAGCAGAAGGATGTTTTGGTGACAACCCTTCAATGCCTAAATTAGACTTGTATAAGAGAAAACTAAGAGTTAATGGAAAATTTTATGCGTATATAGAGGTGAAGGGGAATCCTCTAGCTTGTCTTAATCACTATGTGGTTTCACATTTAAATAGAAAGATTGATCCCATGTTGTTCATTGTTTGGTCAACGAGTGAAGCTATCGATCGCGTTTAATTCAATGATAAGGGATCATTGCACCTGAAGAAAGATGTGATATTTGTGCCTCGGGCTTATCATGTATGCCAAGGAAATGTAAAATTAAATATGGATAGTACCATTAAGGCCCGATTGCTCTTGagcttttgttttcctttttctttcttccaTTACAAgacaagaaaatatatatatatatatatatatacatatagtaaaACAACTTTGACAAATATCACCCAACACCATATTACACCACAGAGAGCCGTACAATAGCGATTCTCGAAGTTGTTGAGCCTCCTCATCTGTTATATGAATATTAGTCACACCAAGAACTCCATTCCTTCCAAACTGCGTTGGGAGGCTAAAGAACACATCACCACCATTGATTTCATAGAAGCCCTTGGCAAGGACAGAGACTACGTGAATCCTCCTTTGGTCCCGAAGGATGGTTCGAGCCAAGCTTGCCAATGAATAACCAATGGCCCATGAGGTGTAAGCCTTGAGGCGAATAACTTCGTATGCACTTTCAATCACTTCTTTGTGGATGTTCTCAAGAGTCGTTTTCTCAAATGCTATCTGTTGCTTCTCTAAGAAACTTAGAATTGGACCTCCTCCCACGCTTATACTAGACCACAGTGCTACTGAACTATCACCATGCTCCCCAACAATGTATGCCTTAATAAGTTTTGCAAATTTTGtacatagggaaaaaaaaaaaagaattaatgtTAGGATGTTCAAGTGATTTATGAAATTCATGTATGCAATTTATTAatcattaaattattttaaaattattttttaattaaaaaatgcttgTTTTGACATGCTAAAATAACATATTGCTAAATGtctaaaaaagtttttttttataaagtcaaatgaggtataaaaaaaacataaatctcTTATTAAAAGTGATAAGCCTAAAGACAATTGCCAAATATCAAATACTTTGGTGCTTGAAGCTAATGAGCTGGAAATTTATTAATGACAAGGGTCTGCCCAAAATTGTATGATTAaattatattcaatttttttaaaaaaaaatttatattaatcCAAATTGAATACTCAAAATTCGTATTTTCAagtttagaatatatatatatatatatatatgtatgtatgt
This region of Malania oleifera isolate guangnan ecotype guangnan chromosome 10, ASM2987363v1, whole genome shotgun sequence genomic DNA includes:
- the LOC131166619 gene encoding pEARLI1-like lipid transfer protein 3, which translates into the protein MASPKAAAVDTTTAALIFILLFATASGSRDIAHAYNTQDPAAEASCPQDSIKFGVCGGLLDDLLHFAVGNPPSGPCCSVLEGLADFEAAICLCTAFQANVLGVNLDIPISLNLLMNYCGRNAPVDFQCA
- the LOC131166621 gene encoding L-lactate dehydrogenase B-like — translated: MNFINHLNILTLILFFFSLCTKFAKLIKAYIVGEHGDSSVALWSSISVGGGPILSFLEKQQIAFEKTTLENIHKEVIESAYEVIRLKAYTSWAIGYSLASLARTILRDQRRIHVVSVLAKGFYEINGGDVFFSLPTQFGRNGVLGVTNIHITDEEAQQLRESLLYGSLWCNMVLAIFKPLGQSESVQFQPTRQANRMAA